TGCGAACGGGTACGCACAGTGATCCTGGCCGAGTTTCCCCGAGGGCTGACGATCGAGCGCGACTATGATGTGAGTGTGCCGGAGTTTCGCGGCGACAAGGAGCAACTGATCCAGACGTTGCTGAATATCGTACGCAATGCGACGCAGGCGCTCAAGGAGCGCATCTCGCAAGGTGACGCGCATATCGAGTTGCGTACGCGCGTCGCGCGCAAGGTGACGATCGCCAAGCGGTTATGCAAGCTGGCATTGGACTTGCGTGTAATCGACAATGGCCCCGGCATACCGGAGGAGATCCGTGACCGAATCTTCTATCCGCTGGTGTCGGGACGGGAAGAGGGCAGCGGGCTCGGGCTCACGCTTGCGCAGACCTTTGTGCAGCAGCACGAAGGGTTGATCGAAGTGGAAAGCCGTCCCGGTCATACCGAATTTCAGATCCTATTGCCGCTGACTCGATGATCGGCGCGCAGGCGACAGGTGCGCGCACGCAGATATTGAAGAAAAACGCCCAATAAATTTATGAAGCCAATTTGGATAGTTGACGACGATCAGTCGATACGCTGGGTGCTCGAGAAGGCACTGGCGCGCGAGAACTTCGCCACCCGTAGCTTTACCAGTATGCGCGACGCGCTGGCCGCATTTGCGCAGGACCAGCCACAAGTGCTGGTATCGGATATCCGAATGCCGGGCGGCTCGGGGCTCGAACTGCTCAATGCGGTGCGCGAGCAGTGGCCGGAGGTGCCGGTGATCATCATGACAGCATTCTCGGACTTGGACAGCGCCGTCGCAGCCTTCCAGGGCGGGGCGTTCGAGTATCTGGCCAAGCCGTTCGACGTCGATAAGGCGGTCGAGTTGATCCGCCGCGCCGTTGATGAGAGCATGCGCGGCGAACAAGGCTACGATGACCGGCTCGCCGAGGCACCGGAGATGCTCGGGCAGGCCCCGGCGATGCAGGACCTGTTCCGCGCGATCGGCCGGTTGTCCCATTCCGTGGCGACAGTGCTGATTACTGGCGAGTCCGGGACCGGCAAGGAACTGGTGGCTCGTGCGCTGCATCGGCACAGCCCGCGCGCTAATGGACCGTTCATCGCATTGAACATGGCGGCGATTCCCAAAGATCTGCTTGAATCAGAGCTATTCGGGCACGAGCGTGGGGCGTTTACTGGCGCGCAGGCGATGCGGCAGGGTCGCTTCGAGCAAGCCGAGAACGGCACACTGTTCTTGGACGAAATCGGGGATATGCCGTTCGATCTGCAGACGCGACTGTTGCGTGTGCTCTCGGACGGGCAGTTCTACCGCGTCGGCGGCCACAGTCCTTTGCGGGCGAACGTGCGGGTGATCGCGGCGACGCATCAGAATCTGGACACGCGGGTGCGGCAGGGATTGTTCCGTGAGGATCTCTATCACCGGCTCAACGTGATCCGGCTGCGGCTGCCGCCGTTGCGGGAACGCAGCGAGGACATTTTGCTGCTCACGCGACATTTCCTGCAAAAGAGCGCGCGCGAGCTGGGTGTCGAGCCCAAGCGCGTCACTGATGCAACGCTGGCGTACCTGGCGTCGCTGCCGTTTCCTGGCAACGTGCGCCAACTGGAGAATCTGTGCAACTGGCTGACCGTGATGCCGCCCGCGCAGACCATCGAGATCAAGGATTTGCCACCGGAACTGGTCACAGAGCGACAATCGTCGACGCACGCCGTGGCCAATGAAGGGCTGCTGATCGGCAAGGCTGTCGGCGCCGCCGGCGCAGCAGCGGCGTCCCCGTCCGGCGATGCCCGTGCCACAGCACTGGCGCACAGCGGCGTGACGCTGCTGGCCGGTCCCGGCAGTGGCGCGTGCGCGCCGGTATTGCCCCAGGTCAGTGCATGGGAGGTCGGCTTGCGCACCGAAGTGGCGCGACTGCTGCGCGAGAACTCGCCCGAGGTGATGGACGGGCTGGCGCGCCGCTTCGAAGCCGCGGTGATCCGCGAGGCGCTAGATTTCACGCGCGGCCGCAAGGTCGAAGCCGCCGAGCGGCTTGGCATCGGACGCAATACGATCACCCGCAAGATCCAGGAGCTGCAACTGGAATCATGACGGCGCGATCGGGGCGCTGCCCGCTTAGCGCTCCAGCGTCGCGATTACCGGCGCATGGTCCGATGGCTGGTTCCAGCGACGCGGAGTCTTGTCGATCTCGCACGCGCTGCAGCACTGCGCGAGCGACGGTGACAGCAGGATGTGATCGATGCGTAAACCTGCGTTGCGGCGAAAGGCCAGCATCCGGTAGTCCCACCACGAGAACGACTTGTCAGGCTGCTCGAAGCAGCGAAAGGCATCGACGAGCCCGAGTTCGACGAGCGACCGGAAGGCATGGCGCTCCTCGGGTGACACGAGGTTCTGTCCTTCCCACGCTTGCGGGTCGTGCACGTCGCGATCTTCCGGCGCGATATTATAATCGCCCGTTAGCGCGAACTGCGGGTGTGCACGCATTTCGGCGGCGACCCATTCACGCAGCGCGGCCAGCCATGACAGCTTGTACGCGAATTTGTCGGAGCCCGGCGCCTGCCCATTGGGAAAGTAAGCGCTGACCACGCGCACGCCGTCGATGGTCGCGGCAATCAAGCGTTGCTGCAGGTCGTCAAAGCCGGGAATGTTCCGTATGACGACCGCTTCGTCGACCGGCAAACCGTCGCGTACGAGGATTGCGACGCCGTTATAGGTTTTTTGTCCGGAAAACCAGCTGCGGTAGCCGGCCGCTTCAAGTGCCGCGCGCGGATACTTGTCGTCGGGCAGCTTCAGTTCCTGCAAGCACAATACGTCGACACGGCTCATGGCGAGCCAGTCGATGACGTGTTGCAAGCGGACTTTTAATGAATTGATGTTCCACGTGGCGATTTTCATGTTTGAGTGAGTGCCGCGACAGGATCGGCTTTGCGGCTATGTTTCAATGGTAGTGGGCTATCTGGCTACCCATCTAGCTACCCACCTTGGAGGTGGTAGAGAAAACGATGGGGCCGCTTATGATAGCGTTAGTCCGCTGCTTGACCCTCGTGGCTCTTGGGTGGCAACGGCGCTGGTCCTGCGACAAATTCGTCAGGCGACAGCAAATTTAAGAACGTCTGGGCAACTTTGGCTTTCGGCACGTGAGCCAGTCATCGTAATGCTCCTGGCATAGGATCACGATGCCGTGCTTCGGTCCCCAGCTTGTGCAAATGGCGCAGGAGCGGGTGTGTGCGCCTTGCCACAGCACTTGTCACGGTGCGGGTACTGATGGCAACCGGTTTTCTCGTTGGGCGTTGGGCACCGCGGCCAACGTCTGCCACTGATGCCGTTTATGCAACTTGCTACCCGGATTGGTGGAGCACTTACGGTGATGGCGGCCCTGCTATGGTTGGGCCAATGTGTTCGACACGCAAAAATAAACGCGTTTGCCGATGTCAACGATTCCAGAAAAATTACGTGGCCCTTGGACCAATAAGTCCTCTTGTACGCTTAAGGCAAGACGCGAATTACAGCATTGACAAGGCTGGTGAATTATGAAAGCGTTAGCCTATGAGGCTAGTCCTGCTATGGGCGCGTGATGATCACTGACCACGGAAACAATGGAGGTTGGCAATGAGAACGCGAGCGATGAAAGTAAAAGCGCAACAAAGAGCTAAAGTTGCAAGAATTTTACATGAGCATGAGGGAGAACTCAGTTCGTTTGCGCGGATGCAGCGGTATTACGGTGAGCTACAAGCAATACTCAACACCGTTGCGTCGCGTTTCGGCGCAACCGCTCGTCCAAGCCCGGCGATGCGCGAAATCGACAAGCGCGCTGCCGCTATTGAGGAGTGGGTAACGAGTGATCGACGGCAACATGTGCCGGTGCGCGTATTGGGACGCTTGGGGGGCGAGAACGGAGGGGATAGGATAAGCGGTGTAAATAACTGGCTAAATCGGAATAGGTCAGCAAGTCGAGAGCCAACGGAAGGCGAATTCCTTAATATCAACCCGTTCTCAGATTGGTCTGGATCAATCAATCAAGGTTGGATACAGGGAGCGTTTGATAGAGGCCATATGTTCCGCTTATTAACGGACGTGCCTGACCATCTTGTCGCTGCACATAACAATGCCGCTCAAAATCCGACTGAAGAAAACATCAACCAATATAAAGAAATGTTGAGCAATGCAGCGGGAAACTGGCAACATCGAAGCAGTGTTTTTGCAAAAGAGTTGATTGATTGTGCTAAAAATGGATACGTCATTCACGAAGACGCAGCTGGTAGAAAAGGCGTTATGCCACGGATTAGGCATGAACTTTTAGAAGGGATACGAGACAGGGCACCGAGGATACCGTAAAAGACTACTGCTTAAGCGCGATGTGAAGGTGACGTATGAGTTAGTGCGCCGCTATTATAACCCATCCGGTGGGCAGGCCGTATGCACTGTGGCGCGCCGCCGATGAGCGTGGCAACTGGATGCGCTGCTGCAAAATCGCCGTGACAAATCCGCCGTCAACAACCAGGCTGAGACCGACTCGTACGCTTTCAAATAGACTTGCTCATACTTGGTGCTGCGCCACAGCCATTCGACTATAGGAACCCGTGCAGGCACGCTGTTTGCGGTAATCGCAGGCAGTTAGTTCACCCCGTGTCGTTACATTTTTTAGGAGATTGCTATGACTATTGTGACCGCTTGTGGCGCACGTTCCAACCTACTCGACTGGATTGTCGGCGCGCTTGTCATCATTGGTGCTCTTAACTGGGGACTGGTCGGACTGTTTCAGTTTGATCTCGTCGCGGTGATGTTCGGCGTTGGATCGGTTGTGGCTCGTATTATTTACGTGCTAGTGGGGTTATCAGGGATTTACTGTTTGGTTAGAGCTTGTATTGCGGCCAAGGTTACAGCGTCCGACGACCGAGCGCATTGACCATACATGCGGTTACGCCAATAAATAATGGTTGATTATCGTATCCGTTATACGCGAGCCGCGCGGGCGGATCGGTGTGACTATACCAATTCCTGCTTGAGAAAAAATTGGATACGGCCGTCCGCGCGCTTCATGCAATCCGCTAGGGGGTGTCAACGTGCTGCGTACCTTTCCGCGGCAGACCTTTCCGTTTACTTGCCGCAAGGCTGAAGCAGGGAGTCCGTTTCTGAAGCGAAGCTCGATTCGGTAAACTGTCGGTCCTCGCCACGTGCGGCCCTCCCGAGCTGTCCTTCTACAAGGCATGTCTGGGACGATAACAGTAAGTTTTAAAATCACCGCGTACTATTCGTGCTCAGGGAGAAGCAATAGCAGGGCAATGCGTCATTCGCGCTATGTCGGCTTGAGAAGTGGCGCGTTAAATCCCATGCGCATCTTGCAGCGCGACGCGCAGTGTCCGTCGCACCGCCTGCGCGAGACGAAGTGTGGTACGGCGAGAAAGTCGCTGCACAATAGCATAAACGAATACCACTGATTGATGGAGATTGCGAATGCGCGATCGGCATATCCAACTTGATATGACAATTTTGCACGCCTAGTCCCAGCATGCGACCAACATGCAACGTCGGAACGCCCTAACACGAAGGAGCTTCTGATGGATCTGATTCTCCGTAACGCATCGTTGCCCGACGGGCGTACGCAAATCGACATCGGCATAAGCGGCACGCGTATCGTCGCGGTAGAGCCGGCGCTGGCGGCGAGCGCATCACAAGAAATCGATGCGCAGTGCAAGCTGGTCACGCCACCGTTTGTTGACGCGCATTTTCATATGGACGCGACACTGTCGTATGGGTTGCCACGGGTCAACGCGTCAGGCACGCTGCTCGAGGGTATCGCGCTATGGGGTGAACTGAAGCCGACACTCACGCAACACGCAGTGCTCGAGCGCGCGCTGCAATATTGCGATTGGGCCGTCGCGCGTGGATTGCTGGCGATCCGCTCGCACGTGGACGTTTGCGATCCGAGGCTACTGGCCGTTGAAGCCCTCGTCGAAGTTAAGCGCCGCGTCGCGCCGTATCTCGATCTTCAATTAGTCGCATTTCCGCAGGATGGCCTGTTGCGCAGTCCCGGCGCTTTCGACAACTTAAAGCGCGCGATCGCGCTAGGCGTGGATGTCGTGGGCGGTATCCCGCATTTCGAGCGGACCATGGCCGATGGTGCCGAGTCAATTCGACTATTGTGCGAGTTTGCGGCGCAAAAAGGTTTGCGAGTGGATATGCATTGCGACGAATCAGACGACCCAATGTCGCGCCATATCGAGACGCTGGCCGCCGAAACGCACCGGCTTGGGTTGCAAGGCCGTGTTGCCGGCTCACATCTGACGTCGATGCACTCGATGAACAACGACTACGTGAGCAAATTGCTGCCCTTGATCCGCGAAGCCGGCGTGGCCGTGATTGCTA
This region of Mycetohabitans endofungorum genomic DNA includes:
- the ntrC gene encoding nitrogen regulation protein NR(I) — its product is MKPIWIVDDDQSIRWVLEKALARENFATRSFTSMRDALAAFAQDQPQVLVSDIRMPGGSGLELLNAVREQWPEVPVIIMTAFSDLDSAVAAFQGGAFEYLAKPFDVDKAVELIRRAVDESMRGEQGYDDRLAEAPEMLGQAPAMQDLFRAIGRLSHSVATVLITGESGTGKELVARALHRHSPRANGPFIALNMAAIPKDLLESELFGHERGAFTGAQAMRQGRFEQAENGTLFLDEIGDMPFDLQTRLLRVLSDGQFYRVGGHSPLRANVRVIAATHQNLDTRVRQGLFREDLYHRLNVIRLRLPPLRERSEDILLLTRHFLQKSARELGVEPKRVTDATLAYLASLPFPGNVRQLENLCNWLTVMPPAQTIEIKDLPPELVTERQSSTHAVANEGLLIGKAVGAAGAAAASPSGDARATALAHSGVTLLAGPGSGACAPVLPQVSAWEVGLRTEVARLLRENSPEVMDGLARRFEAAVIREALDFTRGRKVEAAERLGIGRNTITRKIQELQLES
- the xth gene encoding exodeoxyribonuclease III, which encodes MKIATWNINSLKVRLQHVIDWLAMSRVDVLCLQELKLPDDKYPRAALEAAGYRSWFSGQKTYNGVAILVRDGLPVDEAVVIRNIPGFDDLQQRLIAATIDGVRVVSAYFPNGQAPGSDKFAYKLSWLAALREWVAAEMRAHPQFALTGDYNIAPEDRDVHDPQAWEGQNLVSPEERHAFRSLVELGLVDAFRCFEQPDKSFSWWDYRMLAFRRNAGLRIDHILLSPSLAQCCSACEIDKTPRRWNQPSDHAPVIATLER
- a CDS encoding DUF378 domain-containing protein, translated to MTIVTACGARSNLLDWIVGALVIIGALNWGLVGLFQFDLVAVMFGVGSVVARIIYVLVGLSGIYCLVRACIAAKVTASDDRAH
- a CDS encoding amidohydrolase family protein; this translates as MDLILRNASLPDGRTQIDIGISGTRIVAVEPALAASASQEIDAQCKLVTPPFVDAHFHMDATLSYGLPRVNASGTLLEGIALWGELKPTLTQHAVLERALQYCDWAVARGLLAIRSHVDVCDPRLLAVEALVEVKRRVAPYLDLQLVAFPQDGLLRSPGAFDNLKRAIALGVDVVGGIPHFERTMADGAESIRLLCEFAAQKGLRVDMHCDESDDPMSRHIETLAAETHRLGLQGRVAGSHLTSMHSMNNDYVSKLLPLIREAGVAVIANPLVNITLQGRVDTYPKRRGMTRVPEMLAAGIDVAFGHDCVMDPWYGLGSGDMLEVAHMALHVAQMAGVDASRACFTVITQTPARILGLEGYGVAPGCHADLVWLDARDPIEAIRLRAARLAVIRRGQVVSRQPAAQATLALPGRPTSVDFKLCR